From Chloracidobacterium thermophilum B:
TCCCACCGTTTGAGTGACGAAGCCCTGGAACTGGTAGCGGCCCGCTTTCGTGTGTTGTCCGAACCGACACGCCTGAAGTTGCTCAACCTCCTGCGGGAGCATGGGGAACTGAACGTGACGGAAATCGTCGCCGAGACAGGCTACGGCCAGGCCAATGTTTCCAAGCACCTGATGCAGTTGCTTGAAGCTGGCATGGTCGCCCGCCGCCGGGACGGGACGAGCGTGCGGTACCGCATCGCCGACGAGAGCATCTTTGCCCTGTGCGAACTGGTGTGTGCCGGTATCGAAGCCCAGTTGCAGGCGCGGCAGGCGGCGCTGGCTGCGAGTGCCAACGTCCCCGCGGCGTGATCAACCTGGTTTGCTTCCCTGTAGCGGTAGGTCAGGGTGATTTCTTCACCGGCTTTCAACAGAAATTCCCAGGTCAATTTCGAGGTCGGGTTGACGGTCGAACGGCCTTGGCTGTCCGCTCGACCTTTGCGTTCGGGGTGGTCGTCAGCACTTCACTTGTGACCCTCTCGGTGGACAGCGATTTGCACGCCGTGCAGTTTCCTTGGATGAAAGGAAAACTCTGGCTACGTAGCTGAAAGCTGCCTACCTTGTGAGCTACAGATGTTCAGGAAAAGCTGGGTTGCTTCGGTTCACAGTAAAAAGCCGGTGGGCCAAGGCAGCCCACCGGCGGCTGAAGTCACAGGCAACGGCTCCGGTACTGCGTCAGAAGTTGGTTTTGCCGGCCTGGGCAATGTGGCCGGAGCGGGTTTTGACGTTGTGGTTGAGGATGGCATCGAGGTAGTCCGCCAGGGCCTCGATCTCATCCGGCGTCCCGACCAGCGGCGGCATGTAGCTCCGGTAGGGTGAATCCGGCTTGTTTTCGTGAAGCGTTTTCAGAAAGGCCATAATAGCCTGCCGGTCGCGGCCCTGAAGCAGACGCGCCATGGGGCGGTAGCCCTCGACCGTATGGCACGCCAGACACTGCCCGCGAAACATGAGTTCACCCCGCGCCAAGTTGGCCGTCGTCTCCGGCCCAATCTCACGTCCAAAGGCCACCTGCCGCAGGGAGACCGGTGGCACATCGGTTTTCAGCCACATCGAATTCGCCAGATAGCCTTCGCGGTTGAAGCGCTCGACTTCCTGCTTGCGGATGCCGTTTGAATACATGTGCTCGCCAATGACAAACGGCTTGCGCAGCATTTCCCGCGAATGCTCGGCCGAGGCCGTGGCGGCAAAGGCCAGAAACAGGACACACAGCGCACGTCCCAGGTTGAAGTGCCGTGAGTTGCGCCAGGCCGAAAAGTACACAAAGGCCAGAATCGTCGCCGAGGTCATGACAACGACCGTGGCGGCGCGCGTTACCTGCGTGAACGTGCCCTGTCCGATGGTGGAAATCCCCAAGTTCAGCAGGGCGCGCTGGGATTCCGGCACACTGGCCAAGTACCAGAAGAAGCAGACCGGCACGAGGATGAACGATGGCAGGAGCCACTTGGCAGACCAACGGATGAGTTCATCCTTGAGCTGCGGTTCGGCAATTGGATCAATCCGGCTGGCGGTGATGAGGGCATACACCCCAGCCATAGAGATGCACACCAGCGTCCGCAGCACGAGGCTGGGGAAGTAGGTCGGGTTGAAAAACGCCTGCCAGAAATAGGCCGCTTCCTGTCCCGTGCCGGCAGCACCAAGCCAGCTCGCGCCGGGCGTGAGCATGAAGGTCAGAATGCCGTTGATGATGACCAGACTCATCCACGCGCAGAAGGCATAAATCCAGCCTACGATGAGGTGGGTGCGGCGGGGAAGCTTGTCCCAGCCGTAGTAGTACACGGCGGCCGCGGTCAGCTCGACGATGAAGAACACCCACTCAATCGCCCAACCGAAAACAAAGTTGTGGATGAGCGTGCTGGTGGACTCCGGGTGTGCCAGCCCGATGGCAAACCAGATGCCCACGCCCGACATTGCACCAAATACACCGGTCAGAATGATGAAGAACCGGGCATGGTCGCGCAGCGCGCGCAGCCAGTCTTCGCGGCCTTCCCGCAGCGCCTTGGCTTCGGCCATCGGCAGGTAGAAGCCCCCGCCCACGGCGAAGTGCGAAATCATGACGTGGAAGATGGCAATGAGTCCGATGACCCAACCGCTACCGATGAGGGGAACATCCCAGAACGGATAGTTCATAACGCAAGGCTCCAAGGGGTTACTTGAGGTCGAGATAGCCCCAGATGCTGAAGACAATCATGCCCAGCAGGGCAAAGTAGCCAAAATACGTCGCCATCTGCGCCCGCCGTCCGCCGGCGGTGCGGGTGTCAAACAGTGGAATCGCGGCCCAGATGACAATGGCGAGGGTAAAGAGGGAAATGCCCAGCGCCTCACCGGCTGCACCGGGAAACCAGCGCCCAAAGACCTTGAGCACCTGAAACTGGCTCATGAAGTACCATTCCGGGTGAATGCCCACCGGCGCTGGGGCCAGCGGGTCGGCCTGCGGCCCCAACTGCCACGGGTACAGCGACGCCAGAATCGAAAGCACATTGAGGGCAATGAGCCACATGCCCAAATCGAGCGAGAAGAAATCGGGGAAGAAAGGAATCGTCCGCCGTTCGCTTTCCGGTTTGGCTTCTTCACTGGGCGGCAGGGCATTCCCGTGCTTCTGCACGAGCCACAGGTGAAAGGCCAGGATGGGCAGGTAGATGAGCGGCAGGATGACGACGTGCAGGGCAAAGAACCGCTGGATGGTCGTTTCGCTCACTTCGGGGCCGCCGCGTACGATGTCCGTCAGGAAGGTGCCCACCAGCGGCAGGGCGGCCGGGATTTCCAGCCCGACTTTGGTGGCAAAGTAGGCCAGGTCATCCATCGGGAGCAGGTAGCCGCTGAAGCCAAACAGCAGCGTCAGGGCCAGCAGGGCCATGCCGCTCCACCAGCCAAACTCACGGGGCTTGCGGTAGGCCTTCATGAAATAGACTGAAAACATGTGCACGAAGACGGCAAACACCATGAGGTTCGCCGACCATGAGTGCGCCGAGCGGATGAGCCACCCGAACTGGATGTCGTAGGTAATCTGGCGGACGGATTCATACGCCTCCGCACCAGGCCGGTAATAGACCAGCAGCAGGACGCCGCTGAAAACCTGTACGAAGAAGAAAAACAGGGAAATGCCGCCCCAGTAGTACCAAAACGAATGCTTGTGGTCGGGGACGGTTTTCTTGCGCGCCAGTGCCAGGATTTCTTCCAGTCCCAGCCGTTCGTCCACCCACTCGTAAACGGCGGTGGCGAGCGAGCGGGAGCGCGCCACATCAGGCTTTGGTGACCACGATGCGTCCATCTTGAACCTCCACACTGTAGCGGGTCAGGGGTTTGGGGGGCGGGCCGGCGACGTTCTGGCCCGTCTTCGGGTCATACACTCCGCCGTGGCAGGCGCAGTAAATCCGGGATTGTTCCGGTTCATAACTCACCGTACAGGCCAAATGCGTACAGACCGCGCCCAGCGCGACCCAACTGCCGTCCGTGTGGTGAATGAGCATGGCGGGCGTCGTTCCGAACTTGAACATCAGGGAAGAACCCGGCGGAAGTTTGTCTGCCCCATCCAGGACGGCCTGCGTCACCGCCCCTTGAGCGGCGGCCTTGCGGGCCGGTGTGGCGAGATACTGGTACACCGGATAGCCGATAAGTCCGGCATAACAGGCGCCCAGCGCCCCGATGCCAAGGGCGACAAAGGTACGGCGGGTGGCATCCGTGGTGACTTCAGTCTGTTCCAGGGTGTGTTCCGTGGCAGGCACATCAGGCATGGTGGGCAACTCCTTTGGCTTTGGCCAGTACGTGGATCATCCATCCAATCGCGCCAAGTCCGGCGACGAACAGCACAAGAAAGAGCACGACGACTTGCCAGTTGGCGGCGACCGGCTGCTGCCAGACATCAAAACCCTTGGCGAGCAGGGTCAGGTCACGAATTCCATCCCGGGCGATGACCGCCATGACCGTGGCCAGGAAGCCGGTGGCGGCCGCGCCAATGGCAGGTATCCAACCCGTTACTTTCAAGGACAGGAACCCAAACAGGGCCAACAGTCCGGCACAGGCCAGAAAGCCCGGCAGGCTCCAGGCGTAAAAGGCATGGTCAGCTAGGGCGGCTTTGACAACCGCCGGTTGGGTCGCATGAACCCAAACGCCTGTACCTATCGCCAGCAGTCCACCCAGCCCGGCAAGCCAGCTTCCCCAACGGTGGAGCAGTGCCCGGACATCCGTTTCAGCCTGGCCAAACTGCGCCAGCACCAGCAGCGCCGCGCCAGTGACGGCAAAGGACGTCAGCATCATGAAGAGGAAACGGGGCAGCGTCGTCGGGTCGCCGGTCGGGAGCTGCGCACCAAGCGGGTCAGCGCGGTACAGCTCCAGCCAGACCTCGGGCCGGAGCATCAGGGTGAGGTTGGTGGCGTAGATGCGTCCGATGTAGGTCACACCAACCAGTGACAGCAGGCTCAACCACCAGAAGGTGCGCCGCTGGTCCGCCCGGCGGGCCGCTACATAGAGCAGGTAGTAAGCTGCCGTAAGAATAAAAATGACGGCCAGCCAGTAAACACCAATGAGAATGCTGCTTGTGTAAAGGGCGCGCCCATACAAAACCTGCGCAAACAGCAACGGCGGGATACCCAGGTTGACCAGGTAGGTCATCACCACGGGCAGCCGGCGGGCCAGATCGGCCGAAGCGCCATACAGCGGGGTGTCAGCGTCGTTTCGGCTGCGGAAGTTCCACAGCGCAGCCAGCGTCAGGCCGCCGACCATGAGGTAAATCGTCACAAAATGCAGTGACAGGGTGACGATGTGCAGTACCTTGAACAGCCATACCGGGGCCGGCAGGGGGATGGGATCAAGCGTTGGAAACGGCATGCAGTGTCTCCTCGACAGACAGAGGAAGAACGCTTGGGGACGTTCACCTGCGAATACATAGAGGGTGAAGGCTGCCGCGACAGCAAGGGGGGATGACCTTCCGTGAACCAACGTACAATTCAGGCTGTGCTGGGTCAAAAAAATCAAAGCCGCTTCTTCTGGCTGTTGCCTGGAAAAATGTGCGGCAAAACGGTAATCTGCTCTGGCTGTGGATCGAGCGGAGGAATGGCCGCCGGAAGTGTAGGCTGATTCAGGTGTGTCGTTTCAGCAGTGCAACGCCGCCAGCAGCCGGTTGACCGTGCTGACCGGCAGCCCGACGACATTCTGGTAGTTGCCTTCGATGTGGGTAATGCGGGTGCCAGCCCGTCCCTGGATGGCGTAAGCGCCAGCCTTGCCGAAGGGTTCACCGGAGGCGATGTAATCCGCAATCCAGTCTTCGGAGAGGTCGTCAAAGGTTACAATGGTGCGTTCGTAGGTGACGAGGCACCGTTCATCCGGCGTCCGGCGCAGAGCCACGCCGGTCAGGACTTCGTGTTGCCGTCCGCTCAGGCGGCGGAGCATCTGCGCTGCCTCGGCCGCATCGGCTGGCTTTCCCAGAAGCTGCCCATCAAGAACAACCGTGGTATCCGCGCCCAGGATGAGCGCCGGTTCGGAGATATTCACGGCTTTGGCCTTGGCCAA
This genomic window contains:
- a CDS encoding ArsR/SmtB family transcription factor; its protein translation is MPISSHRLSDEALELVAARFRVLSEPTRLKLLNLLREHGELNVTEIVAETGYGQANVSKHLMQLLEAGMVARRRDGTSVRYRIADESIFALCELVCAGIEAQLQARQAALAASANVPAA
- a CDS encoding cytochrome ubiquinol oxidase subunit I, giving the protein MNYPFWDVPLIGSGWVIGLIAIFHVMISHFAVGGGFYLPMAEAKALREGREDWLRALRDHARFFIILTGVFGAMSGVGIWFAIGLAHPESTSTLIHNFVFGWAIEWVFFIVELTAAAVYYYGWDKLPRRTHLIVGWIYAFCAWMSLVIINGILTFMLTPGASWLGAAGTGQEAAYFWQAFFNPTYFPSLVLRTLVCISMAGVYALITASRIDPIAEPQLKDELIRWSAKWLLPSFILVPVCFFWYLASVPESQRALLNLGISTIGQGTFTQVTRAATVVVMTSATILAFVYFSAWRNSRHFNLGRALCVLFLAFAATASAEHSREMLRKPFVIGEHMYSNGIRKQEVERFNREGYLANSMWLKTDVPPVSLRQVAFGREIGPETTANLARGELMFRGQCLACHTVEGYRPMARLLQGRDRQAIMAFLKTLHENKPDSPYRSYMPPLVGTPDEIEALADYLDAILNHNVKTRSGHIAQAGKTNF
- a CDS encoding cytochrome b, producing MDASWSPKPDVARSRSLATAVYEWVDERLGLEEILALARKKTVPDHKHSFWYYWGGISLFFFFVQVFSGVLLLVYYRPGAEAYESVRQITYDIQFGWLIRSAHSWSANLMVFAVFVHMFSVYFMKAYRKPREFGWWSGMALLALTLLFGFSGYLLPMDDLAYFATKVGLEIPAALPLVGTFLTDIVRGGPEVSETTIQRFFALHVVILPLIYLPILAFHLWLVQKHGNALPPSEEAKPESERRTIPFFPDFFSLDLGMWLIALNVLSILASLYPWQLGPQADPLAPAPVGIHPEWYFMSQFQVLKVFGRWFPGAAGEALGISLFTLAIVIWAAIPLFDTRTAGGRRAQMATYFGYFALLGMIVFSIWGYLDLK
- a CDS encoding QcrA and Rieske domain-containing protein → MPDVPATEHTLEQTEVTTDATRRTFVALGIGALGACYAGLIGYPVYQYLATPARKAAAQGAVTQAVLDGADKLPPGSSLMFKFGTTPAMLIHHTDGSWVALGAVCTHLACTVSYEPEQSRIYCACHGGVYDPKTGQNVAGPPPKPLTRYSVEVQDGRIVVTKA
- a CDS encoding Maf family protein, whose product is MKLILASASPRRIELLTLAGYTFEVCPTDADETPDPRETPAEYVQRVALAKAKAVNISEPALILGADTTVVLDGQLLGKPADAAEAAQMLRRLSGRQHEVLTGVALRRTPDERCLVTYERTIVTFDDLSEDWIADYIASGEPFGKAGAYAIQGRAGTRITHIEGNYQNVVGLPVSTVNRLLAALHC